A window from Actinomycetospora corticicola encodes these proteins:
- a CDS encoding PP2C family protein-serine/threonine phosphatase, translating to MLAGLSEAVVVTGPAHPGGAEIVHAANPAAGRLVPGLVVGLGVDHAGHDAFTDAVARARPGFEAEVAGRILAARAVRLDDDGTAVDFLTCWYLRDVTEERRDSASLVRAQARARFLAEAGRALHGVLHLDRTLRTAATLAVGDLAPTVLVLFADGTDLVRWARADRGAARPHAGEMRRADLRAAPRLSEALTGRAGVDPWVGVELADLPVWNERPTAPIVVVPVPGTLVQGVLVLVGPDPADDTLPVAEEYAVRVGTALSAAALYREQSHLGHVLQASLEPPPLPTDTGGLLVGSAYRPARESLRVGGDFYEVLPRTAAGRTPFLLGDVCGKGIEAAVLSGRVRQSLHALRLVEQDPGALLDLLNVALLDAADLDAPDAAVTLPRFATMVLGDAEPLPDGGSRLRLATGGHPPPYVLRADGGVEEVDVAGSLVGALRDAEVGRAEVVLAPGDTCVLYSDGVTEARGGPTGRTFYGEERLEAALAGCVGAPPQVICDRVLQLLTEWLGGRTHDDVALLALQAPRRPSREAR from the coding sequence ATGCTGGCCGGGCTGTCCGAGGCTGTGGTCGTCACCGGCCCCGCCCACCCGGGCGGGGCGGAGATCGTGCACGCCGCCAACCCGGCGGCCGGACGGCTGGTCCCGGGCCTCGTCGTCGGGCTCGGGGTGGACCACGCGGGTCACGACGCGTTCACCGACGCCGTCGCCCGGGCCCGGCCCGGATTCGAGGCCGAGGTCGCGGGCCGGATCCTCGCCGCGCGTGCGGTGCGCCTCGACGACGACGGCACCGCGGTCGACTTCCTCACCTGCTGGTACCTGCGCGACGTCACCGAGGAGCGGCGCGACTCGGCGTCCCTCGTGCGTGCCCAGGCGCGGGCCCGCTTCCTCGCCGAGGCCGGCCGCGCCCTGCACGGGGTGCTCCACCTCGACCGCACGCTGCGCACCGCCGCCACGCTCGCGGTCGGCGACCTCGCGCCCACCGTGCTGGTGCTGTTCGCCGACGGCACCGACCTCGTCCGCTGGGCCCGCGCCGACCGGGGCGCCGCCCGTCCGCACGCGGGCGAGATGCGCCGCGCCGACCTGCGCGCCGCGCCCCGGCTGTCCGAGGCGCTGACCGGCCGTGCGGGCGTCGACCCCTGGGTCGGCGTCGAGCTCGCCGACCTGCCCGTGTGGAACGAACGGCCGACCGCGCCGATCGTGGTCGTCCCCGTCCCCGGGACCCTCGTGCAGGGCGTGCTGGTCCTCGTCGGCCCGGACCCGGCCGACGACACGCTCCCGGTCGCCGAGGAGTACGCGGTCCGGGTCGGCACCGCCCTCTCCGCCGCGGCGCTCTACCGCGAGCAGTCCCACCTCGGGCACGTGCTGCAGGCGAGCCTCGAACCGCCGCCCCTGCCCACCGACACCGGCGGCCTCCTCGTCGGCAGCGCCTACCGCCCCGCGCGGGAGAGCCTCCGGGTCGGCGGCGACTTCTACGAGGTGCTGCCCCGCACCGCAGCCGGCCGCACGCCCTTCCTGCTCGGCGACGTGTGCGGCAAGGGCATCGAGGCGGCCGTCCTCTCCGGGCGCGTGCGCCAGTCGCTGCACGCCCTGCGGCTCGTCGAGCAGGACCCGGGCGCGCTGCTCGACCTGCTCAACGTCGCGCTGCTCGACGCCGCCGACCTCGACGCGCCGGACGCCGCGGTCACCCTCCCGCGCTTCGCCACCATGGTGCTCGGCGACGCGGAACCCCTTCCCGACGGCGGGTCCCGGCTGCGGTTGGCCACGGGCGGCCACCCGCCGCCCTACGTGCTGCGCGCGGACGGGGGCGTCGAGGAGGTCGACGTCGCCGGCTCGCTCGTCGGCGCCCTGCGCGACGCGGAGGTCGGCCGGGCCGAGGTGGTGCTCGCCCCCGGCGACACCTGCGTGCTCTACAGCGACGGCGTCACCGAGGCCCGCGGCGGGCCCACCGGCCGCACCTTCTACGGCGAGGAGCGTCTCGAGGCCGCCCTCGCCGGCTGCGTCGGGGCGCCGCCGCAGGTGATCTGCGACCGGGTGCTGCAGCTGCTCACCGAGTGGCTCGGCGGCCGGACCCACGACGACGTGGCGCTCCTCGCGCTGCAGGCGCCCCGGCGCCCCTCCCGGGAGGCCCGATGA
- a CDS encoding oxygenase MpaB family protein yields MTADAVPAPFPTRFRGAPDRNARIARPLAVLGRVRVVDEGLVDEIGRRMMLRDEVGAALAAAMRPEARPRVTMADLGRALEHGVGATDPPALRAFVRELEREPEWLDRDLLERGAAVYRRLGSTRDDVLLALALIGGYRYEGPADLLTATGGLTGRRAMRRLGETLVWGRAVSAPGGMAHGGEGFRLTAHVRAMHAVVDDRFERSGTWDTARFGRPVNRSDLAGTLALFSATAMLGARVLGRRISRAESDAVMHLWRYVGFLLGVDEDWLFTTERAQHAFDHHLLLAQGGPTPAGVELTTALVEGQRTKHGGGLRGWAALKGWYSRRRVLGHLRLFLGREGLRDLGQPVVVPWTLVPQVTRNLVESWMVARWAPGRRWLERRSDAGVDAELALLLGSRRSLAPVD; encoded by the coding sequence ATGACCGCCGACGCCGTCCCGGCCCCGTTCCCCACGCGGTTCCGCGGCGCCCCGGACCGCAACGCCCGGATCGCGCGCCCGCTGGCCGTGCTGGGCCGGGTCCGGGTGGTCGACGAGGGCCTGGTCGACGAGATCGGGCGGCGGATGATGCTGCGCGACGAGGTCGGGGCCGCCCTCGCGGCAGCGATGCGACCCGAGGCGCGGCCGCGGGTGACGATGGCGGACCTCGGCCGGGCGCTCGAGCACGGGGTCGGGGCGACCGACCCGCCGGCGCTGCGGGCCTTCGTCCGGGAGCTGGAGCGCGAGCCGGAGTGGCTGGACCGGGACCTGCTGGAGCGCGGGGCCGCGGTCTACCGGCGGCTCGGCTCGACGCGGGACGACGTGCTCCTCGCCCTCGCGCTCATCGGCGGCTACCGCTACGAGGGGCCGGCGGACCTGCTGACGGCCACGGGCGGGTTGACCGGACGGCGGGCGATGCGACGGCTGGGCGAGACGCTGGTGTGGGGTCGGGCGGTGAGCGCGCCCGGCGGGATGGCGCACGGTGGGGAGGGCTTCCGGCTCACCGCGCACGTGCGGGCGATGCACGCGGTGGTCGACGACCGGTTCGAGCGCTCGGGCACCTGGGACACGGCCCGCTTCGGACGGCCGGTCAACCGGAGCGACCTGGCCGGGACGCTCGCCCTGTTCAGCGCCACGGCGATGCTCGGCGCGCGCGTCCTCGGGCGGCGGATTTCGCGTGCCGAGTCCGATGCGGTCATGCACCTGTGGCGCTACGTCGGGTTCCTGCTGGGCGTCGACGAGGACTGGCTGTTCACCACCGAGCGCGCCCAGCACGCGTTCGACCACCACCTCCTGCTCGCCCAGGGCGGGCCCACGCCGGCCGGGGTGGAGCTCACGACGGCGCTGGTCGAGGGCCAGCGCACCAAGCACGGCGGGGGGCTGCGGGGCTGGGCTGCGTTGAAGGGGTGGTACTCCCGACGCCGGGTCCTCGGGCACCTCCGGCTCTTCCTCGGCCGCGAGGGGCTGCGCGACCTCGGGCAGCCCGTCGTCGTGCCGTGGACGCTGGTGCCGCAGGTGACGCGCAACCTCGTGGAGTCGTGGATGGTCGCGCGGTGGGCGCCCGGCCGGCGGTGGCTGGAGCGGCGCTCGGACGCCGGTGTCGACGCCGAGCTGGCACTGCTCCTCGGGTCACGGCGCTCGTTGGCACCGGTGGACTAG
- a CDS encoding cobalamin B12-binding domain-containing protein yields the protein MTAPRTATGPIGHPEGHADGHADGHDEHAARREEYLDRLAASDEEGAVEVALAALDAGLDVETVLLDVVAGAQREVGERWAAGEWTVVQEHIATHISERVVSAVSRHRPAGRPSGIGRIAVACLDGEWHALPARLLAEVLARHGWDVTFLGSSVPAAQLAVHLHETGPDVVAVSSSLPSRLPAARRVVEACRASGIPILAGGPAFGPEGEWAAAVGADGWAPDARAAAAVLADTLPRRDDGRVDDASREEQSLLQTRRPELVAGLAARVGRGQDPDDQLTDDLGHLVDFLAAAVYVDDPGLLARFLRWVGTVVVPGGLTREELRPAVDGLAERLADSPRTVALLRSEPVQEACGTGAG from the coding sequence ATGACCGCTCCGCGCACCGCGACCGGGCCCATCGGTCACCCCGAGGGGCACGCCGACGGGCACGCCGACGGGCACGACGAGCACGCCGCCCGGCGGGAGGAGTACCTCGACCGCCTGGCCGCCTCCGACGAGGAGGGAGCCGTCGAGGTCGCCCTCGCCGCGCTCGACGCCGGGCTCGACGTCGAGACGGTGCTCCTCGACGTCGTCGCCGGGGCGCAGCGCGAGGTGGGGGAGCGGTGGGCGGCCGGTGAGTGGACGGTCGTGCAGGAGCACATCGCCACGCACATCTCGGAGCGGGTCGTCTCGGCCGTCTCCCGGCACCGCCCGGCGGGCCGACCCAGCGGCATCGGCCGGATCGCCGTCGCGTGCCTCGACGGCGAGTGGCACGCCCTGCCGGCCCGGCTGCTCGCCGAGGTGCTCGCCCGGCACGGCTGGGACGTCACGTTCCTGGGCTCGAGCGTCCCCGCGGCCCAGCTCGCCGTGCACCTGCACGAGACGGGGCCGGACGTCGTCGCCGTCTCCAGCTCGCTGCCGTCCCGGCTGCCGGCGGCCCGGCGCGTCGTCGAGGCCTGCCGGGCGTCGGGCATCCCGATCCTCGCCGGCGGTCCCGCGTTCGGCCCGGAGGGGGAGTGGGCCGCCGCGGTCGGCGCCGACGGCTGGGCCCCGGACGCCCGCGCCGCCGCCGCGGTGCTCGCCGACACGCTGCCCCGGCGCGACGACGGCCGGGTCGACGACGCCTCCCGGGAGGAGCAGTCGCTGCTGCAGACCCGTCGTCCGGAACTCGTCGCGGGACTCGCCGCACGGGTCGGTCGCGGGCAGGACCCGGACGACCAGCTGACCGACGACCTCGGCCACCTCGTGGACTTCCTCGCTGCCGCCGTGTACGTCGACGACCCCGGGCTGCTGGCGCGGTTCCTGCGCTGGGTCGGCACGGTCGTCGTGCCGGGCGGGCTGACCCGGGAGGAGCTGCGGCCCGCCGTCGACGGCCTCGCCGAGCGGCTCGCCGACTCGCCCCGCACCGTCGCGCTGCTCCGTTCCGAGCCGGTGCAGGAGGCGTGCGGGACGGGAGCGGGATGA
- a CDS encoding response regulator yields MRDSREKITVVVADDHEMYRDGVVRALVGSGWIDVVGEADDGEAAFAAIVEHRPDVALVDHRMPGIDGTEIVRRAARDGLTTRIVVLSAFTDPNLVYGALEEGAAGYLPKETRRRELVEAVRKAADGGTVLPAELAAGLAGEIRHRRSDRGPVLSERETEILRLMAQGLTTPAIAKQLFVAPSTVKTHVQRMYEKLEVTERAAAVAEAMRRGLLE; encoded by the coding sequence GTGCGTGACTCCCGGGAGAAGATCACGGTGGTCGTCGCGGACGACCACGAGATGTACCGCGACGGCGTGGTGCGGGCGCTGGTGGGCAGCGGGTGGATCGACGTCGTCGGGGAGGCCGACGACGGCGAGGCCGCCTTCGCCGCGATCGTCGAGCACCGGCCCGACGTCGCCCTGGTCGACCACCGGATGCCCGGGATCGACGGCACCGAGATCGTCCGGCGGGCCGCCCGGGACGGGCTGACCACGCGCATCGTCGTGCTCTCCGCGTTCACCGACCCGAACCTCGTGTACGGCGCCCTCGAGGAGGGGGCGGCGGGCTACCTGCCGAAAGAGACCCGGCGTCGGGAACTGGTCGAGGCCGTGCGGAAGGCGGCCGACGGGGGCACCGTGCTGCCCGCCGAACTCGCGGCGGGGCTGGCCGGGGAGATCCGGCACCGGCGCAGCGACCGTGGGCCGGTGCTCTCCGAGCGCGAGACCGAGATCCTGCGGCTGATGGCCCAGGGGCTCACCACGCCGGCGATCGCCAAGCAGCTGTTCGTCGCGCCCAGCACCGTGAAGACCCACGTGCAGCGGATGTACGAGAAGCTCGAGGTCACCGAGCGGGCGGCCGCGGTGGCCGAGGCGATGCGGCGCGGGCTGCTGGAGTGA
- a CDS encoding MFS transporter: MTAALDTRPDVGTSSRWLPVGLALFVVAWGGNQFTPLMVLYRELGGFSTATVDVLLGAYVLGIVPGMLVGGPLSDRFGRKPLMLAAPPLAIAGSLVLAVGGEDVPLLFAGRVLAGLALGVAMAVGSTWIKELSGNGGASRAAMSLTLGFLLGPAAAGVLAQWAPFPELLSYGVHVVVGIPLGLLAVRTAETLVAPSRGRLRDDLRIPVRGHREFWTVVAPVAPWVFTCAGVAYAVLPSLVAPAVPGHAIAFAALMTAVTLVAGVAAQSAARRLGLDDARGGMVAALFAVAGMGVAAWTAATPGIVLAIVSAVVLGIGYGFALVSGLAEVQRLAAPQHLAGLTAVFYALAYVGFIVPAVLAVAALAVSYSVLFGVLGVLALVSLAVVARSRPFRPFRPFRP; this comes from the coding sequence GTGACCGCGGCGCTGGACACGCGACCCGACGTCGGGACGAGCTCCCGGTGGCTGCCGGTGGGGCTCGCGCTGTTCGTCGTCGCGTGGGGCGGCAACCAGTTCACGCCGCTGATGGTGCTGTACCGCGAGCTCGGTGGGTTCTCCACCGCCACCGTGGACGTGCTGCTCGGGGCGTACGTGCTCGGCATCGTGCCGGGGATGCTCGTCGGCGGCCCGCTGTCCGACCGATTCGGCCGCAAGCCGCTGATGCTGGCCGCACCGCCGCTGGCCATCGCCGGCAGCCTCGTCCTGGCGGTCGGCGGGGAGGACGTGCCGCTGCTGTTCGCCGGCCGCGTGCTCGCCGGGCTCGCGCTCGGCGTCGCGATGGCCGTCGGCTCCACCTGGATCAAGGAGCTCTCCGGGAACGGCGGGGCCTCGCGTGCGGCGATGTCGCTGACCCTCGGGTTCCTCCTCGGCCCGGCCGCCGCCGGGGTGCTCGCCCAGTGGGCACCGTTCCCCGAGCTGCTCTCCTACGGAGTGCACGTGGTCGTCGGGATTCCGCTGGGCCTGCTCGCGGTGCGCACCGCCGAGACCCTCGTGGCCCCGTCGCGCGGCCGGCTGCGCGACGACCTGCGCATCCCGGTGCGCGGGCACCGCGAGTTCTGGACCGTCGTCGCCCCCGTGGCGCCCTGGGTGTTCACCTGCGCCGGGGTCGCCTACGCGGTCCTCCCCTCGCTCGTCGCCCCCGCGGTCCCGGGGCACGCGATCGCCTTCGCGGCGCTGATGACCGCCGTGACGCTCGTGGCCGGCGTCGCCGCGCAGTCGGCGGCGCGTCGCCTCGGCCTCGACGACGCCCGCGGCGGCATGGTCGCCGCGCTCTTCGCCGTGGCCGGGATGGGCGTGGCGGCCTGGACGGCCGCCACCCCCGGGATCGTGCTCGCGATCGTCTCCGCCGTCGTGCTCGGGATCGGCTACGGGTTCGCGCTGGTCAGCGGGCTCGCCGAGGTCCAGCGCCTCGCGGCGCCGCAGCACCTCGCCGGGCTGACCGCCGTGTTCTACGCGCTGGCCTACGTCGGGTTCATCGTCCCGGCCGTGCTCGCCGTGGCCGCGCTCGCCGTGTCCTACAGCGTGCTGTTCGGGGTCCTCGGCGTGCTCGCGCTGGTCTCGCTCGCCGTGGTGGCGCGGTCCCGCCCGTTCCGCCCGTTCCGCCCGTTCCGCCCGTGA
- a CDS encoding crotonase/enoyl-CoA hydratase family protein, giving the protein MSTLPDTLETLAVDRPAEHVARVSLIARAMSPTFFAELPRVMAALDADPDTRAIVITGADGRFSYGLDLQAAAGSLGGVLGDPSAKNREWFLRHVRELQGSITSVADCRTPTVAAIQGWCVGGGVDLVTACDVRLASADALFSVREVRMAMVADIGSLQRLVGIVGDGHLRELALTGDDVPAADAERMNLVNRTYATEDELQGAALELAGRMAANSPLVTRGIKDVLDAERAPRVEAGLRYVAAWNAAFLPSADLQEAFTAFAEKRPPRFE; this is encoded by the coding sequence ATGAGCACGCTGCCCGACACGCTCGAGACCCTCGCCGTCGACCGGCCCGCCGAGCACGTCGCCCGGGTCTCGCTCATCGCGCGCGCGATGTCGCCGACCTTCTTCGCCGAGCTGCCCCGCGTGATGGCGGCGCTCGACGCCGACCCCGACACCCGCGCGATCGTGATCACCGGCGCCGACGGCCGGTTCTCCTACGGGCTGGACCTGCAGGCCGCGGCCGGCTCGCTCGGCGGGGTGCTGGGCGACCCGAGCGCGAAGAACCGCGAGTGGTTCCTGCGCCACGTCCGCGAGCTCCAGGGTTCGATCACGTCGGTCGCCGACTGCCGGACCCCGACCGTCGCCGCGATCCAGGGGTGGTGCGTCGGCGGTGGCGTCGACCTCGTGACCGCCTGCGACGTGCGCCTGGCCAGCGCCGACGCCCTGTTCTCGGTCCGCGAGGTGCGGATGGCGATGGTCGCCGACATCGGCTCGCTGCAGCGCCTCGTCGGCATCGTCGGCGACGGGCACCTCCGCGAGCTCGCGCTGACCGGCGACGACGTCCCCGCCGCCGACGCCGAGCGGATGAACCTGGTCAACCGCACCTACGCCACGGAGGACGAGCTCCAGGGCGCCGCTCTCGAGCTTGCCGGCCGGATGGCCGCCAACTCCCCGCTGGTCACCCGCGGCATCAAGGACGTCCTCGACGCCGAGCGGGCGCCCCGGGTCGAGGCCGGCCTGCGCTACGTGGCGGCGTGGAACGCGGCGTTCCTGCCCAGCGCCGACCTCCAGGAGGCGTTCACCGCCTTCGCCGAGAAGCGGCCGCCGCGGTTCGAGTGA
- a CDS encoding STAS domain-containing protein yields the protein MSPDVPDLTVRIEKEQGPDAGPRVLVVAAGDIDHLHAAVLETAVEHEVARATGPLDLVVDLGAVPYCDSCGMQVLLAAARRVAATGGSFGLRGVHGQVSRTLRLTGLDRVLGSG from the coding sequence ATGAGCCCGGACGTCCCGGACCTCACGGTCCGCATCGAGAAGGAGCAGGGTCCCGACGCCGGGCCGCGCGTGCTCGTCGTGGCCGCGGGCGACATCGACCACCTGCACGCCGCCGTGCTGGAGACCGCCGTCGAGCACGAGGTGGCCCGGGCGACGGGCCCGCTCGACCTCGTCGTCGACCTCGGCGCCGTGCCCTACTGCGACTCCTGCGGCATGCAGGTGCTCCTCGCCGCCGCCCGGCGCGTCGCCGCCACGGGCGGGTCGTTCGGGTTGCGCGGGGTGCACGGGCAGGTGTCCCGGACGCTGCGCCTCACGGGACTGGACCGGGTGCTCGGGTCGGGTTGA
- a CDS encoding GlcG/HbpS family heme-binding protein encodes MSSLTYDQAQTIVAEALRHGASAGYKPLTVAVLDTGGHLVALGRADGSGFLRPDVAIAKAHGVIGLMMDSRAIAQRASDSPEFFTSVAALAGGKVFSVPGGVFITDADGEVIGAAGASGDASTADEEAVVAGIEAAGLVARTGA; translated from the coding sequence ATGAGCTCCCTGACCTACGACCAGGCCCAGACCATCGTCGCCGAGGCCCTCCGCCACGGGGCGTCGGCGGGCTACAAGCCCCTCACCGTGGCCGTGCTGGACACCGGGGGGCACCTCGTCGCCCTCGGCCGGGCCGACGGCTCGGGCTTCCTGCGGCCCGACGTCGCGATCGCCAAGGCGCACGGCGTCATCGGGCTCATGATGGACAGCCGCGCCATCGCCCAGCGCGCCTCGGACTCCCCCGAGTTCTTCACCTCGGTGGCGGCCCTCGCCGGCGGCAAGGTGTTCTCGGTGCCGGGCGGCGTGTTCATCACCGACGCCGACGGCGAGGTGATCGGCGCCGCCGGCGCGTCCGGGGACGCCTCGACCGCCGACGAGGAGGCCGTGGTCGCCGGGATCGAGGCGGCCGGGCTGGTGGCGCGCACGGGGGCGTAG
- a CDS encoding ATP-binding protein has translation MSTPAERALAQFQAEASRTTSLLRFGLVVLLGVTGGLDQNRVEGLAFWLVLAGYGAFAVGWFTKVTRRPVSPTTGLIATSLDLLAVTVLSLLAGGGGTLPTLSYVVIPVMAAFRYRPALSAGVGIATIGSFVLTAAIERPAIETTTLAAEAVVLAIVAVATFLLSVVLARRAVRIRALLADADALTAQVLDAEARERRRLAEDLHDHALQTLLVAGQELDELDGAEAADEALRAGIREIREVVFALHPYVLDEAGLVVAVRRVAERAATQGRFAVTVEGQPLPAGPHDRLLFGVARELLTNVAKHAKAEHVTVALHDGPEGRTLEVADDGIGIDRSVLAGRLADGHIGLASTRARVEGVGGRFTLDTTTPGTRTVVRVPGEVPPVPGA, from the coding sequence GTGAGCACCCCGGCCGAACGGGCGCTCGCGCAGTTCCAGGCCGAGGCGTCGCGGACGACGAGCCTGCTGCGCTTCGGGCTCGTGGTCCTGCTCGGGGTGACCGGGGGCCTGGACCAGAACCGGGTCGAGGGGCTCGCGTTCTGGCTGGTGCTGGCCGGGTACGGCGCGTTCGCGGTCGGCTGGTTCACCAAGGTGACGCGGCGGCCCGTCTCCCCGACGACGGGGCTGATCGCGACCTCGCTGGACCTCCTCGCCGTCACCGTGCTGTCGCTCCTCGCCGGAGGGGGCGGCACCCTGCCGACGCTGTCCTACGTCGTCATCCCGGTCATGGCCGCGTTCCGGTACCGGCCGGCCCTGTCGGCGGGGGTCGGGATCGCGACGATCGGCTCGTTCGTCCTCACCGCCGCGATCGAGCGCCCGGCGATCGAGACGACGACGCTCGCCGCCGAGGCCGTGGTGCTGGCGATCGTCGCGGTGGCGACCTTCCTGCTCTCGGTGGTGCTCGCGCGCCGGGCCGTCCGCATCCGGGCCCTGCTCGCCGACGCCGACGCGCTGACCGCCCAGGTGCTCGACGCCGAGGCCCGCGAACGACGACGGCTCGCCGAGGACCTGCACGACCACGCGCTGCAGACCCTGCTCGTCGCCGGCCAGGAACTCGACGAGCTGGACGGCGCCGAGGCCGCCGACGAGGCGTTGCGGGCGGGCATCCGCGAGATCCGCGAGGTCGTGTTCGCCCTGCACCCCTACGTGCTCGACGAGGCGGGGCTGGTGGTCGCGGTCCGACGCGTCGCGGAGCGGGCGGCGACGCAGGGCCGGTTCGCGGTGACCGTCGAGGGCCAGCCGCTGCCGGCCGGCCCGCACGACCGGCTCCTCTTCGGCGTGGCCCGCGAACTGCTCACCAACGTCGCCAAGCACGCGAAGGCGGAGCACGTGACCGTGGCCCTGCACGACGGACCCGAGGGCCGGACGCTCGAGGTCGCCGACGACGGGATCGGCATCGACCGCTCGGTGCTCGCCGGGCGGCTGGCCGACGGGCACATCGGGCTGGCGTCGACCCGCGCCCGCGTCGAGGGCGTCGGCGGGCGCTTCACCCTGGACACGACGACGCCGGGGACCCGGACCGTGGTCCGTGTCCCCGGCGAGGTGCCGCCCGTTCCCGGTGCCTAG
- a CDS encoding alpha/beta fold hydrolase, producing the protein MSELLPGVEAGTVDARIRIHHLTSGPADGEPVVLVHGNLSTGRFFEHLMSPASDRFRFLAPDMRGFGRTEPAPIDATRGLGDWADDLVSYLDRLGIERPHLVGWSTAGAAIALVARQRPVASLLFLDPVSPHGYGGTHPDGRPCFDDYAGSGAGVANQQFVAKLREGDRSGDEALSPRNVMTGTYWSPDFRLPQEREDLLLDEILLSQIGDDGYPGDSTTSTNWPGAAPGTRGLLNALSPKYCDWSWLPELDPKPPVLWTHGTRDVVVADGSMLELGTLGQAGIVPGWPGADTFPPQPMVSQIRDVLERYEQAGGRARTEMFPESGHGPHVDAAERWLQIATEFWASA; encoded by the coding sequence ATGAGTGAGCTGCTGCCCGGTGTCGAGGCCGGCACCGTCGACGCCCGTATCCGCATCCACCACCTCACGTCGGGCCCGGCGGACGGTGAGCCGGTCGTGCTGGTGCACGGCAACCTGTCGACGGGCCGGTTCTTCGAGCACCTGATGAGCCCGGCGAGCGACCGCTTCCGGTTCCTCGCGCCCGACATGCGGGGCTTCGGGCGTACCGAGCCGGCCCCGATCGACGCGACACGCGGGCTCGGCGACTGGGCCGACGACCTCGTGTCCTATCTCGACAGGCTGGGGATCGAGCGCCCGCACCTCGTCGGGTGGTCGACGGCGGGGGCGGCGATCGCGCTGGTGGCGCGGCAGCGGCCGGTCGCGAGCCTGCTCTTCCTCGACCCGGTCAGCCCGCACGGTTACGGCGGCACCCACCCCGACGGGCGCCCCTGCTTCGACGACTACGCGGGCTCCGGGGCAGGCGTGGCCAACCAGCAGTTCGTGGCGAAGCTGCGCGAGGGCGACCGGTCGGGCGACGAGGCGCTGAGCCCGCGCAACGTCATGACCGGCACCTACTGGTCACCGGACTTCCGTCTGCCGCAGGAGCGGGAGGACCTGCTCCTCGACGAGATCCTGCTGTCGCAGATCGGCGACGACGGCTACCCGGGTGACTCCACGACCTCGACGAACTGGCCCGGTGCGGCGCCCGGTACGCGGGGCCTGCTCAACGCGCTCTCGCCGAAGTACTGCGACTGGTCGTGGCTGCCGGAGCTCGACCCGAAGCCCCCGGTGCTGTGGACGCACGGGACGCGGGACGTGGTGGTGGCCGACGGCTCGATGCTGGAGCTCGGCACGCTCGGGCAGGCCGGGATCGTGCCGGGGTGGCCGGGCGCCGACACCTTCCCGCCGCAGCCGATGGTCAGCCAGATCCGCGACGTCCTGGAGCGCTACGAGCAGGCGGGCGGCCGGGCGCGGACCGAGATGTTCCCCGAGTCCGGCCACGGACCCCACGTCGACGCCGCCGAGCGCTGGCTGCAGATCGCGACGGAGTTCTGGGCGAGTGCGTGA
- a CDS encoding GntR family transcriptional regulator: protein MLSTSGASVCSAADLVYHHVKERVLTGELEGGRMVSEGEIASVLTVSRTPVREAFLRLEVEGWLRLFPKRGALVVPIAPREIDEVLEARAVVEAHAVADVVGRAHDLGALVGELDDVIAVQRKTHDDGDLPAFVAADAEFHRLIADAGRNSLFAAFYRGLRERQQRMTAESVRGRSAAAEAVLAEHRVLRDLIAAADVEGFRTALVTHLDNTHRAGRGR from the coding sequence ATGTTGTCCACCAGTGGTGCCTCGGTGTGCTCCGCTGCCGACCTCGTCTACCACCACGTCAAGGAACGCGTGCTGACCGGCGAGCTCGAAGGCGGGCGGATGGTGAGCGAGGGCGAGATCGCGTCGGTGCTGACGGTGTCGCGCACCCCGGTCCGCGAGGCGTTCCTGCGCCTCGAGGTCGAGGGGTGGCTGCGGCTGTTCCCGAAGCGCGGCGCGCTCGTGGTGCCCATCGCCCCGCGCGAGATCGACGAGGTGCTCGAGGCCCGGGCGGTCGTCGAGGCGCACGCCGTGGCGGACGTCGTCGGCCGGGCGCACGATCTCGGGGCACTCGTCGGCGAGCTCGACGACGTCATCGCGGTCCAGCGCAAGACGCACGACGACGGGGACCTGCCCGCGTTCGTCGCCGCCGACGCCGAGTTCCACCGGCTCATCGCCGACGCCGGCCGCAACTCACTCTTCGCCGCGTTCTACCGCGGCCTGCGCGAGCGTCAGCAGCGGATGACGGCGGAGTCGGTGCGCGGGCGCAGCGCCGCGGCGGAGGCCGTGCTCGCCGAGCACCGCGTGCTGCGCGACCTCATCGCGGCCGCCGACGTCGAGGGCTTCCGCACCGCCCTCGTGACCCACCTCGACAACACCCACCGCGCGGGACGGGGCCGGTGA